A genomic stretch from Clavelina lepadiformis chromosome 5, kaClaLepa1.1, whole genome shotgun sequence includes:
- the LOC143458988 gene encoding serine hydroxymethyltransferase, cytosolic-like encodes MDEIAINGNATDNVSNTNWMEESLEENDPDIYRIIRNEKERQRDGLELIASENFASAAVLQALGSCLNNKYSEGYVGVRYYGGTENIDELEKLCQKRALNVFKLNPDEWGVNVQPYSGSPANFAVYTAIVQPHGRIMGLDLPDGGHLTHGFMTEKKKISATSIFFESMAYKVNPETCLIDYDQLAQNASLFKPKMIIAGMSCYPRLIDYEKMKKIADENKAYLMADMAHISGLVAAGLIPSPFEHSDIVTSTTHKTLRGPRAGIIFYRKGVRYPAVGNRPAEMYNLEKPINEAVFPGLQGGPHNHAIAGVAVALCQANCAKFVNYQRNVIKNAQTLAHILGKKGYNIVTGGTDTHLILVNLKSKGTDGNRADKVLEAVGIACNKNTCPGDKSALRPSGLRFGSPALTSRGLTEQDFEDVAAFIDKSIMLTVKIQQSLGSKATFKDFRAKLYGDADIVAKVTALRTEVTSFARRFRIPGLKYL; translated from the exons ATGGATGAAATAGCAATAAATGGTAACGCAACGGATAATGTGTCCAATACAAACTGGATGGAAGAATCCCTAGAAGAAAATGACCCTGACATATACCGAATAATAAGGAATGAAAAGGAAAGGCAACGGGATGGATTGGAATTGATCGCTTCAGAAAATTTTGCAAGCGCTGCTGTCCTGCAGGCTTTAGGGTCTTGTTTAAATAACAAGTACTCAGAAGGTTATGTTGGTGTAAG GTATTATGGTGGAACAGAGAACATAGATGAATTGGAAAAATTATGTCAGAAGAGagctttaaatgtttttaaactaaaCCCTGATGAGTGGGGGGTGAATGTTCAACCTTATTCCGGTTCACCTGCAAATTTTGCTGTGTACACTG CCATAGTGCAGCCTCACGGTCGTATTATGGGATTGGATTTACCAGATGGTGGCCATTTAACTCATGGTTTTAtgactgaaaagaaaaaaatttcagcaaCTTCTATATTTTTTGAATCTATGGCATACAAG GTCAATCCGGAGACATGCTTGATAGACTATGACCAGCTTGCACAAAATGCTTCCTTATTCAAACCGAAGATGATAATAGCTGGAATGAGCTGCTATCCAAGGCTCATTGATTATGA aaaaatgaaaaagattgCAGATGAAAACAAGGCGTACTTAATGGCAGACATGGCTCATATCAGTGGACTAGTGGCTGCTGGTCTTATACCTTCTCCATTCGAACATAGTGATATTGTAACCAGCACAACACACAAAACCCTGAG AGGACCTCGGGCTGGGATAATTTTCTACAGAAAAGGTGTGAGGTATCCAGCGGTTGGCAACAGACCTGCTGAGATGTACAATTTGGAAAAACCAATAAATGAAGCTGTCTTCCCAGGCTTACAGGGAGGTCCACACAATCATGCTATAGCTGGTGTTGCTGTTGCATTGTGTCAAGCCAATTGTGCAAAGTTTGTTAACTACCAAAGAAAT GTTATAAAAAACGCCCAGACACTTGCTCACATTCTTGGTAAAAAAGGTTACAACATAGTAACTGGCGGTACTGATACACACCTAATTCTTGTTAACTTGAAAAGCAAG GGCACAGACGGTAACAGAGCTGACAAAGTATTGGAAGCTGTTGGCATCGCTTGCAATAAGAATACTTGCCCCGGTGACAAATCAGCACTGCGACCAAGTGGTTTGCGTTTTGGATCGCCCGCTCTGACATCCCGAGGCCTAACCGAACAAGATTTTGAAGATGTCGCAGCCTTTATTGACAA GAGCATAATGCTAACTGtcaaaatacaacaaagtcTTGGCAGTAAAGCAACATTCAAAGATTTCAGAGCCAAACTTTACGGAGACGCAGATATCGTGGCTAAAGTTACTGCTTTGAGGACGGAAGTGACATCATTTGCTCGTAGATTTCGTATTCCTGGGctgaaatatttgtaa